In a single window of the Coprothermobacter proteolyticus DSM 5265 genome:
- a CDS encoding transcription antitermination protein NusB has translation MSKSRGKLFETGRELLLQELLGYELGLTSQEDLWPRLKVALPKSDRVKRHIKRLLNAYLENREEIDIWIDHSLKSKSFAAYSDLEKMIMRLAVVETRFFGDEKMMPIIVSTWVDIARRYVDESFAKAIHAIMGTCYEEQNADTGLSKP, from the coding sequence ATGTCAAAGAGTAGAGGAAAACTTTTTGAAACAGGGCGAGAACTTTTGCTTCAGGAACTGCTCGGTTATGAGTTGGGTTTGACCAGCCAAGAAGATCTTTGGCCCAGGCTAAAGGTTGCCTTGCCAAAATCTGACAGAGTCAAACGTCATATAAAACGTCTGCTAAATGCTTATCTGGAAAACCGCGAAGAGATTGATATATGGATTGACCACAGTTTGAAGTCTAAGTCTTTTGCAGCTTACAGTGATTTAGAAAAAATGATAATGAGACTGGCTGTCGTAGAAACTCGGTTTTTTGGTGACGAAAAGATGATGCCGATTATTGTGAGCACTTGGGTAGATATTGCTAGGCGTTATGTTGACGAAAGTTTTGCTAAAGCAATACATGCCATCATGGGCACGTGCTATGAGGAACAAAATGCAGATACAGGATTATCAAAACCTTAA
- a CDS encoding DUF1292 domain-containing protein — protein MNHNEEHEHNHEEMEEVIISFTDENDVEHQYALIEELSVGEALYGVFAPVEEEGDLLVFRIEDDQLVEIESDEEFEKVKEAWEALLEAEDEEEEEE, from the coding sequence ATGAACCACAATGAAGAACACGAGCATAATCACGAGGAAATGGAAGAAGTCATCATATCCTTTACAGACGAAAATGATGTGGAGCATCAATATGCCCTTATTGAGGAACTATCCGTAGGCGAAGCTCTGTACGGAGTTTTTGCTCCTGTTGAAGAAGAAGGCGACCTGTTGGTATTTCGTATAGAAGACGACCAGCTAGTGGAGATTGAGTCTGATGAAGAATTCGAGAAAGTAAAAGAGGCTTGGGAAGCTCTGTTGGAAGCTGAAGACGAAGAAGAAGAGGAAGAGTAG
- a CDS encoding ATPase, T2SS/T4P/T4SS family, producing MDNNTFNTSLYGGINDYVAAAHELAASDLHFVPAADRVNVFTRTNGDMHFQGAINHSEYDRLLNAFKFSSGLDVADSRVPQDARLSMPTRDGTLFLRVCILPTVHGESLTLRLPTKDQYASFVDLGMDSKQAASFEEAIKYGKGIVLITGLTGSGKTSTYYTTLRFLQNDGMKIISLEDPVEQFLDGVVQVEVGEEVGFGYKEIIRSALRSDPDVIAIGEIRDEETARAVINAAFSSRLVIATMHSRDLSHALRRLLYFGVLAQDIEATISFLIHQRLITLRSNEKMYRTAVFAVKDGAISCSQPFLGELTSLTYDCICRRLGNYSHFGQEIVKIDSDLEGIAFGHF from the coding sequence TTGGACAACAATACCTTTAACACAAGCCTCTACGGCGGTATAAATGATTACGTAGCTGCAGCCCACGAATTGGCGGCTTCTGATCTTCACTTTGTTCCAGCCGCTGATCGTGTAAATGTTTTCACTCGCACTAACGGTGATATGCACTTTCAAGGTGCCATTAACCACAGCGAATACGATCGATTGCTTAATGCTTTCAAGTTCTCGAGTGGGTTAGACGTTGCTGACAGCAGAGTTCCACAAGATGCACGATTATCTATGCCTACCAGAGATGGCACGTTATTCCTGCGCGTTTGTATCTTACCTACAGTTCATGGAGAATCCTTAACATTGAGGTTACCAACTAAGGACCAGTATGCTTCCTTTGTCGATCTGGGCATGGATTCCAAGCAGGCTGCTTCGTTCGAGGAAGCGATCAAGTATGGTAAGGGAATTGTGTTAATAACTGGACTGACAGGCTCAGGCAAGACTTCTACGTACTATACAACATTGAGGTTCTTGCAGAACGATGGCATGAAGATCATTAGCCTCGAAGATCCTGTGGAACAGTTCTTAGATGGTGTAGTGCAAGTGGAGGTGGGGGAAGAGGTTGGATTTGGATACAAAGAAATAATTAGATCGGCGCTAAGGAGTGACCCTGATGTCATAGCAATTGGAGAAATAAGGGACGAAGAAACAGCCAGGGCGGTTATCAACGCGGCTTTTTCGTCACGTCTAGTCATTGCCACTATGCACAGTCGTGACCTATCTCATGCACTCAGGAGGCTCTTGTACTTTGGAGTTTTGGCCCAAGACATAGAAGCCACTATTTCTTTTTTGATTCATCAGCGGCTGATCACCTTACGAAGCAATGAAAAGATGTACCGGACAGCTGTTTTTGCAGTAAAAGATGGTGCTATTAGCTGCTCACAGCCTTTTCTGGGAGAGCTCACAAGTCTCACCTACGATTGCATCTGCCGTCGGCTGGGGAATTATTCACACTTTGGTCAAGAAATTGTTAAAATTGATAGTGATTTGGAGGGGATAGCCTTTGGACATTTTTGA
- a CDS encoding NAD(+)/NADH kinase has translation MMGGTVRFKSFHIESHLWKTSAFEVVELFRQTARTRGLEETTCQDADVLVAIGGDGTFLRTAQMAFTFKKPFWSLGTGRLNFLPNNVPDIHKAMADFFEGDLEVEYLPVYRWLLGEKDVSSRSGFFINDLVVAKPGYDTTITLRVLVDGRDIISAVGDGVIISTPLGSTAYNLSAGGPVMDRGVRGFCVTPLNAHQTNLRPLIVPEEREIGVQVIEAYKGAVAVADGSTSCQLPVSKMIRIWSSGEVVKHLINRDAMTFYERVIRKFGWLGS, from the coding sequence ATGATGGGTGGTACAGTACGTTTTAAAAGTTTTCATATCGAATCGCATCTGTGGAAAACTTCGGCTTTTGAGGTTGTAGAGCTTTTTAGACAAACGGCTCGAACTAGGGGTCTTGAAGAAACAACGTGTCAAGATGCCGATGTCTTAGTAGCAATTGGTGGTGATGGAACATTTTTGCGCACGGCGCAAATGGCTTTCACATTCAAGAAACCTTTTTGGAGTCTTGGAACCGGGAGGCTGAACTTTCTTCCAAACAATGTTCCTGACATTCACAAAGCCATGGCAGATTTTTTCGAGGGTGACTTAGAAGTAGAGTATTTACCTGTTTACAGGTGGTTACTCGGAGAAAAAGATGTGTCTTCTCGATCTGGTTTTTTTATAAACGATTTGGTAGTAGCAAAACCGGGTTACGACACTACCATAACCCTTAGGGTCCTCGTAGACGGGAGGGACATCATATCTGCGGTTGGGGACGGAGTTATTATAAGTACGCCTTTGGGTTCTACTGCTTATAACCTTTCGGCTGGTGGGCCGGTGATGGACAGAGGAGTAAGAGGATTTTGCGTAACACCGCTAAACGCCCACCAAACTAACCTTAGGCCCCTCATAGTACCTGAAGAGCGAGAAATCGGCGTGCAAGTCATTGAAGCATACAAAGGGGCTGTAGCGGTGGCTGATGGAAGCACCAGTTGCCAGCTCCCGGTGTCAAAGATGATCAGAATCTGGAGTTCAGGGGAAGTTGTAAAACATCTTATAAACCGAGATGCTATGACTTTCTACGAGAGAGTCATTAGAAAGTTCGGTTGGTTAGGTTCATGA
- the dxs gene encoding 1-deoxy-D-xylulose-5-phosphate synthase — MQIQDYQNLKQCDLKSLKNLAQEIRSFILESVHKQGGHVASNLGMVEITLGIAQVFDLDQDAVIFDTSHQSYTYKLLTRRSEDLPTIRTLGGLSGFTDPVESTYDKYYAGHAGTGLSLAYGEAMARKLKGVPGRVLVVVGDGALTNGISYEGLNNIGASGLPIVIILNDNEHSISKNVGAMAAYLAKLRSSGTYKSMKNFVTSTLRKAGAKNIEEALEKAKLALKEAFQLDTFFEKLGIVYLGPFDGNDLESVLIALEIAQSFDKPTVVHFLTRKGAGYEPAEKSPVAFHSAAPFNIRTGEMKPETSRTFTKAFGDFMAEIGKDTDVVALTAAMTDGTGLSQFAERYPDRFIDVGIAEEHVVLTASAMSSHSLKPVVAVYSTFLQRSYDQLLHDIALPKKHVVFALDRAGLVPSDGPTHQGLWDIAYALHVPNSRIYTPFDEESLVRSLREALECDVPCFVRYPKAVLTQVELENHGSFVYAGFGQDVTLVAYGPMVIQAADALNHLKNYGIMGEVFGLWQVRPLPDGLWEHLQGKRSIYVVEEGIKDYGAAAFLRSLGLEVYSLGVADPFVPAGTREQLLQLCHLDAEGIAKRITRRELLRRPLKQAKTGFSPSEPSVVPSLVRKRPS; from the coding sequence ATGCAGATACAGGATTATCAAAACCTTAAACAATGTGATTTGAAATCACTTAAGAATTTGGCTCAGGAAATTAGATCATTCATATTAGAATCAGTCCACAAGCAAGGTGGACACGTAGCGTCTAATCTGGGTATGGTGGAGATAACTTTGGGCATAGCCCAAGTTTTTGACCTTGATCAAGATGCTGTTATTTTTGATACCTCTCACCAAAGCTATACGTATAAACTACTGACACGAAGATCCGAAGATCTGCCTACTATTCGGACGTTGGGCGGATTATCGGGATTTACAGATCCAGTTGAGTCAACTTATGATAAGTACTATGCTGGTCACGCTGGTACAGGCTTAAGCCTTGCTTACGGTGAGGCAATGGCTAGAAAACTAAAAGGGGTGCCCGGGCGTGTGCTCGTAGTGGTAGGCGACGGTGCTCTGACCAACGGCATTAGTTATGAAGGATTAAACAACATAGGTGCCAGTGGGCTGCCCATAGTGATCATTCTCAATGACAATGAACACAGCATTTCTAAAAATGTGGGAGCTATGGCTGCATATTTGGCCAAACTAAGATCTTCAGGTACCTACAAGAGCATGAAAAACTTCGTTACAAGCACTCTGAGAAAGGCTGGGGCTAAGAACATTGAAGAAGCTCTTGAAAAAGCGAAGTTGGCACTCAAGGAAGCGTTTCAGTTAGATACGTTCTTCGAGAAGCTTGGAATTGTGTATTTAGGGCCCTTTGATGGGAACGACTTGGAGTCTGTGCTTATAGCTCTGGAAATAGCTCAGAGTTTTGATAAGCCAACGGTGGTTCACTTCTTGACAAGAAAGGGCGCAGGCTATGAGCCCGCAGAAAAGTCTCCGGTGGCATTCCATAGTGCGGCTCCGTTCAATATTAGAACGGGCGAAATGAAACCTGAAACTTCGAGAACCTTTACAAAGGCATTTGGGGACTTTATGGCTGAGATTGGCAAAGACACTGATGTGGTTGCACTCACAGCTGCCATGACTGACGGTACTGGGCTCAGTCAATTTGCAGAGAGATATCCAGACCGTTTTATTGATGTAGGTATTGCAGAAGAACACGTGGTACTAACTGCTAGTGCAATGTCGTCTCATAGTCTTAAGCCTGTTGTGGCAGTTTATTCCACCTTTTTGCAGCGCTCCTATGATCAACTCTTACATGACATAGCACTACCAAAAAAGCACGTGGTGTTTGCTTTAGATAGGGCCGGGCTTGTTCCGTCGGATGGCCCAACCCATCAAGGTCTATGGGATATTGCCTATGCTTTGCACGTACCAAACAGCCGAATTTATACTCCTTTTGATGAAGAGTCCCTCGTACGGTCATTACGGGAGGCTCTGGAATGCGATGTTCCTTGTTTTGTGCGCTACCCTAAAGCAGTACTGACACAGGTGGAGCTCGAAAACCATGGCAGCTTTGTCTATGCAGGCTTTGGACAAGATGTCACATTGGTCGCTTATGGCCCTATGGTAATTCAGGCAGCTGATGCTCTAAACCATTTGAAGAACTATGGCATTATGGGGGAGGTTTTTGGTCTTTGGCAGGTTCGTCCCCTGCCCGATGGATTATGGGAGCATCTTCAGGGGAAAAGAAGCATTTATGTAGTGGAGGAAGGTATTAAAGACTATGGCGCTGCAGCTTTTCTGAGAAGTTTGGGACTGGAAGTGTACTCCTTGGGTGTTGCAGATCCATTTGTTCCTGCTGGAACCAGAGAGCAACTTCTTCAACTGTGCCATTTGGATGCTGAGGGCATAGCAAAAAGAATAACAAGGCGTGAACTGTTGCGTCGCCCGCTGAAGCAGGCGAAAACGGGCTTTTCGCCATCAGAACCTTCTGTAGTACCATCATTAGTTAGAAAAAGACCAAGCTAG
- a CDS encoding type II secretion system F family protein, which translates to MLRKSNSSGRKGSQAAEDFLIDVAQLMAGGYSMSDSVVILSQESRYGLVPALLKDSLAEGLAFSEALERIPTIIDPVISMYIRSAEETGNLTHAMQEVSTRILAGRKWDQMVSEILFYPRLVLVAVTLILDAFWLFFLPFIESFLYSMGMEAVFWTELVSLSKSFMWALPLINIGSAWVAFSDGLVSMLVPRSVKTLSKDVWLFSSLESMLQAGLPMGTAILTLSHISTNIKGEQQTLMRLYERLKSGERLSMAMSMEEGRWDSTVISRVAIAEKNGVLNQALSSITSQLEHRRQMTMAHYVQALKSFSVLMAGLAVFGITYSVYKPMVQMLIDLSGI; encoded by the coding sequence ATGCTCAGAAAAAGTAATAGTAGTGGCAGGAAAGGTTCACAGGCCGCAGAGGATTTTCTGATCGATGTGGCACAACTGATGGCTGGAGGATATAGCATGTCCGATAGCGTCGTTATATTAAGTCAGGAGTCCAGATACGGCTTGGTGCCTGCATTGCTCAAAGACTCACTTGCTGAAGGCCTTGCGTTCTCTGAGGCTCTGGAAAGAATCCCTACCATCATAGATCCGGTGATAAGTATGTACATACGATCTGCAGAGGAGACAGGAAATCTGACACATGCCATGCAGGAAGTTTCTACAAGAATATTAGCTGGTAGAAAGTGGGATCAGATGGTGTCAGAAATACTCTTTTACCCACGTCTGGTACTTGTTGCAGTCACGCTGATTTTGGACGCATTTTGGTTGTTTTTCTTACCATTCATTGAGAGTTTCCTTTATTCTATGGGAATGGAGGCAGTGTTTTGGACAGAATTGGTGAGCCTGTCCAAGTCTTTTATGTGGGCACTTCCCCTTATAAACATTGGAAGCGCTTGGGTAGCATTTAGTGATGGACTGGTTTCTATGCTGGTGCCAAGAAGTGTAAAAACTTTGAGTAAGGATGTTTGGTTATTCAGCTCATTGGAATCAATGCTACAGGCTGGTTTGCCAATGGGAACTGCCATATTGACTCTTTCTCATATAAGTACCAATATTAAAGGTGAGCAACAAACCTTGATGAGGTTATATGAGCGATTAAAGTCAGGAGAAAGGTTAAGTATGGCCATGAGTATGGAGGAAGGACGTTGGGATTCCACTGTAATTTCACGCGTTGCTATCGCTGAGAAAAATGGGGTCCTGAACCAAGCTTTGAGTTCGATTACTTCGCAGCTAGAACACAGAAGGCAGATGACCATGGCACACTATGTTCAGGCGCTAAAATCTTTCTCGGTTTTAATGGCGGGCTTGGCTGTTTTTGGAATTACCTACTCGGTTTACAAACCTATGGTTCAAATGTTGATAGATCTAAGTGGTATTTAA
- a CDS encoding type IV pilus twitching motility protein PilT, with protein MDIFELLRKTTDLKGTDLHLTVNLPPMIRIDSVLHPLGDQILTPEDTAAMAAQILPKTQETIFKSQLNADFSFGVTGLGRFRANVYLQRGSVALAIRRLPFDVPSSEELGLPKIVTDLAKKKMGMVIVTGPTGSGKSTTLASIIKTINDSFRYHIITLEDPIEYTFRHNLSIVNQREVGNDVLSFAEGLRAALREDPDVVMLGEMRDLASISAALTLAETGHLVLTTLHTKSAAETVDRIVDVFPPNQQQQVRTQLSSVLEGIVSQRLLPKKGGGLILAYEVLIATPAVRSLIREGKTHQIPSSIQTGSSFGMVTMENRLFELLQKGFIDEDQAMETANYPDVLKRLIDAQKK; from the coding sequence TTGGACATTTTTGAGCTCCTTAGGAAAACAACGGATTTAAAGGGTACCGATTTACATTTGACGGTTAATTTACCACCCATGATTCGCATTGATTCGGTTCTTCACCCTTTGGGAGATCAGATCTTAACTCCTGAGGATACCGCTGCTATGGCTGCGCAGATCCTACCCAAAACGCAGGAAACTATTTTCAAGTCCCAGCTAAATGCCGATTTCTCGTTTGGTGTTACTGGCCTTGGTAGATTCAGGGCAAATGTGTACCTGCAGCGGGGAAGTGTTGCATTAGCCATAAGACGGTTACCTTTTGACGTTCCTTCTTCTGAAGAGCTTGGGCTACCAAAAATTGTCACTGATTTGGCGAAGAAGAAGATGGGTATGGTCATCGTTACAGGTCCTACAGGATCTGGGAAGTCAACTACCTTAGCGTCCATTATAAAGACCATAAATGACTCTTTCCGATATCACATCATTACACTTGAAGACCCTATTGAATACACTTTCAGACACAACCTCTCAATTGTTAACCAGCGTGAGGTGGGAAATGACGTGCTTTCATTTGCCGAAGGTCTTCGGGCTGCCTTAAGAGAAGACCCTGATGTGGTTATGTTAGGAGAGATGCGTGACTTAGCTTCAATTTCAGCAGCGCTAACCTTGGCCGAAACGGGGCATTTGGTTCTAACGACTTTGCATACGAAGTCAGCAGCAGAAACCGTGGACAGAATTGTGGACGTATTTCCTCCGAACCAACAGCAGCAGGTCAGAACTCAGCTTTCTAGTGTGCTGGAGGGAATAGTTTCTCAGCGCCTTTTGCCCAAAAAGGGTGGGGGATTGATTTTGGCGTATGAGGTTCTTATAGCAACTCCTGCCGTGCGTTCGCTTATCAGAGAAGGGAAAACTCATCAAATACCGTCTTCCATTCAGACGGGTTCATCTTTTGGCATGGTTACCATGGAAAACAGGTTATTCGAACTTCTGCAAAAGGGTTTCATTGATGAAGATCAAGCCATGGAAACGGCGAATTATCCTGATGTATTAAAAAGATTGATAGATGCTCAGAAAAAGTAA
- a CDS encoding AAA family ATPase, with the protein MISSVKFSGSDVIEDVCLPFSEGLNVITGETGTGKTVLINLLGYTLGFPLQIPFFLKKGQVEVRFSQGQEEYVVKLQLGGSRRTLELNSQRVGKKQLRTLFQNRVILSSQFDSKILESSEQILSVLDSFAGLGDLHNTYISVFGKLSEVDSSLRRLTEQLSQSAKVRESLQSELEELRAFGPKEGEYEELKSLLLKISEKEHITEARRQVVEILQEESPFYEGLKSLRAALSSLSTFYEDASTTLRLVDELRRGLETLKSGSEELEVNQSNVDEINERLFKYEKYFRRYGFGESSIIGRIHQLEAELQQIDNLPDRLEELSKSREMLKSQLIAAGLELAKRRRSAVERALSDMQMFLRETNVEGDFSWQWVPTENSSLGLEIPQIGMVRSGQFVPASALSGGEKNRLLLAFRVVFSFPNSVLIFDEPDAGLGGETLSRLVNLLKRVSENRQIILITHNPQVAAAAKSHFLVERILNDDKMRVKINLLQGQRRIHEVAKMIAGQYVTATTLELASELVNRLSGGEPFGEVYTGD; encoded by the coding sequence ATGATTTCGAGTGTAAAATTCAGTGGTTCCGATGTCATTGAAGATGTTTGCCTTCCTTTTTCAGAAGGTTTGAATGTTATAACAGGCGAAACGGGTACAGGCAAGACAGTACTCATAAACTTGCTTGGCTATACGCTGGGCTTTCCATTACAGATCCCGTTCTTTCTGAAGAAGGGACAGGTAGAAGTTCGCTTCTCACAAGGACAAGAAGAGTACGTTGTGAAGCTACAGTTGGGTGGTAGTAGGCGAACGTTGGAATTAAACAGCCAGCGGGTTGGCAAGAAACAACTTAGAACGCTGTTTCAAAACCGTGTTATTTTATCTTCACAATTTGACTCTAAGATATTAGAATCTTCTGAGCAAATTCTTAGTGTGCTTGATTCATTTGCCGGTTTAGGAGACCTTCATAATACCTACATTTCGGTTTTTGGCAAACTAAGTGAAGTAGACAGCTCTCTGAGACGGTTAACAGAGCAGCTTTCTCAGTCAGCAAAAGTGAGGGAAAGTCTACAGTCAGAGCTTGAAGAACTAAGAGCCTTCGGTCCCAAAGAGGGGGAGTATGAGGAGCTAAAGAGCTTGCTACTGAAAATCAGTGAAAAGGAGCATATAACTGAGGCTAGACGGCAAGTAGTTGAAATCCTTCAGGAAGAATCACCGTTTTATGAAGGTTTAAAAAGCTTACGTGCGGCACTTTCATCTCTGAGTACGTTCTATGAGGACGCTTCTACTACTCTAAGACTTGTTGACGAACTTCGCCGCGGCTTAGAAACATTGAAATCGGGGTCGGAGGAGCTTGAAGTTAATCAGTCTAACGTTGACGAGATCAACGAACGATTGTTCAAGTATGAGAAGTACTTTCGTCGATACGGATTTGGAGAGTCTTCGATTATTGGCAGAATTCATCAGCTCGAAGCGGAACTTCAGCAAATTGATAACCTGCCCGACAGATTGGAGGAACTTAGCAAAAGCAGAGAGATGCTAAAAAGCCAGCTTATTGCAGCTGGCCTAGAGTTAGCTAAAAGACGCAGAAGTGCCGTTGAACGGGCTTTATCAGACATGCAGATGTTCCTTCGTGAGACCAATGTGGAAGGCGATTTTTCGTGGCAATGGGTACCAACAGAGAACAGCTCGTTGGGCTTGGAAATTCCGCAAATTGGCATGGTAAGATCTGGACAGTTTGTTCCTGCTTCTGCTCTTTCTGGCGGAGAAAAGAATCGACTTTTACTCGCTTTTAGAGTAGTATTTAGTTTCCCCAATTCAGTTCTCATATTTGACGAGCCTGATGCTGGTCTTGGGGGCGAAACGCTTTCGAGACTAGTAAACCTTCTTAAACGGGTGTCAGAGAATAGGCAGATCATATTAATTACTCACAATCCGCAAGTGGCAGCTGCTGCCAAGAGTCACTTCTTGGTGGAGAGAATATTAAACGATGATAAAATGCGTGTTAAAATAAACTTGTTGCAAGGTCAAAGGAGGATCCACGAAGTAGCAAAGATGATAGCTGGACAGTACGTTACTGCCACAACGCTGGAATTAGCCAGCGAGCTGGTTAACCGACTCTCAGGAGGTGAACCGTTTGGAGAAGTTTATACTGGTGATTAA
- a CDS encoding aminopeptidase P family protein: MLFLNIESLLQGADALFINDRPTLRWLSGFTGDEGYALVTNDVKLLLVDSRFTEQALLETKGFEVIEYRPPLVDFLSEQGFLKGTIAINGDYISYRLSSKLAENGVKLMDVGEEILLQRAVKTPEEIDYIKQAIFIAEEAFRRSLGSIKPGVSEKEFVAELEYQARKLGSEGMAFDTIVGSGWRGALPHGVASDKRIEDGDLVVVDWGCVYKGYCSDLTRTIIVGNADAKAMEVLNVVLEAHRLAAEAEEFTFGSDLDAIARDYITSKGFGKYFGHGLGHGIGLQIHEYPSLSARTQHQLIDGHVFTIEPGIYLPGEFGVRIEDDYAILGGKINKLSNLEQVIMV, translated from the coding sequence GTGTTGTTTTTGAACATAGAAAGTCTGCTGCAAGGAGCAGATGCCCTTTTTATTAACGACCGTCCCACCCTGCGCTGGTTGAGTGGATTCACTGGCGACGAAGGTTATGCTTTAGTTACTAATGACGTCAAGTTGCTTCTGGTGGATTCTCGTTTTACTGAACAAGCTCTTTTAGAAACCAAAGGCTTCGAGGTTATTGAATACAGGCCACCGTTAGTCGATTTCCTTAGTGAACAAGGTTTCCTAAAGGGTACCATAGCCATTAATGGTGACTACATCAGTTACAGGCTATCCTCTAAGTTGGCTGAGAATGGAGTTAAGCTAATGGACGTAGGGGAGGAGATACTCCTTCAACGTGCAGTAAAGACGCCAGAGGAGATTGACTACATTAAACAAGCTATCTTCATAGCAGAGGAGGCTTTTAGGAGATCCTTAGGCAGCATTAAACCTGGAGTAAGCGAGAAGGAATTTGTAGCTGAACTAGAGTACCAAGCGCGCAAGTTAGGCAGTGAGGGGATGGCTTTTGATACCATTGTGGGCAGCGGGTGGAGGGGTGCATTGCCACATGGTGTAGCCAGTGACAAGAGAATTGAAGACGGTGACTTGGTTGTAGTGGACTGGGGCTGTGTTTACAAGGGCTACTGCAGTGATTTAACACGCACAATCATTGTCGGTAATGCTGACGCGAAGGCCATGGAGGTTTTGAATGTTGTACTGGAAGCTCACCGCTTGGCAGCTGAAGCAGAAGAATTCACTTTTGGTTCTGATCTGGATGCCATCGCTAGGGATTACATAACTAGTAAGGGTTTTGGTAAATACTTTGGTCATGGGTTGGGCCATGGTATTGGACTTCAGATCCATGAGTACCCTTCACTTTCTGCCAGGACACAGCATCAGCTCATAGATGGTCATGTCTTTACCATTGAACCTGGCATTTATCTACCTGGAGAATTTGGTGTGAGAATTGAAGATGACTACGCCATATTAGGGGGTAAAATTAATAAGCTAAGCAACTTAGAACAGGTCATAATGGTATAA
- the ruvX gene encoding Holliday junction resolvase RuvX — protein sequence MIVAVDFGLKRIGMARSDDSETWAFPHKTLEGNDLETKLIIELKKIGPRVVVLGLPRNMDGTEGEMAVAVRALGQRLEDVGFTVDFWDERLTSRLVSRQDPRSLKKAIKDKGKVDLMSAVLILQEYINARRRTNEPQ from the coding sequence ATGATTGTCGCTGTGGATTTTGGGCTAAAGAGAATTGGTATGGCACGGAGTGATGATAGTGAGACATGGGCTTTTCCACATAAAACACTGGAAGGGAACGATTTGGAAACGAAACTCATTATCGAGCTGAAGAAAATCGGACCGAGGGTGGTAGTTTTGGGACTTCCCAGAAACATGGACGGGACTGAAGGGGAGATGGCTGTAGCAGTTCGAGCTTTAGGTCAGCGTTTGGAGGATGTTGGATTCACTGTGGATTTTTGGGACGAGAGGCTTACGTCTAGGTTGGTTTCTCGTCAAGACCCGCGAAGCTTGAAAAAAGCGATAAAAGATAAGGGTAAGGTTGATTTGATGTCAGCTGTGCTAATATTACAGGAGTATATTAATGCGAGGAGGAGAACAAATGAACCACAATGA
- the efp gene encoding elongation factor P, whose amino-acid sequence MISTNDLRPGIIVDLDGTLYLIVTAQHVKPGKGSAFVRVKMKKLSDGSTIEQTFRAGEKVQRAYLETKQMQYLYSDGEHFVFMDTDTYEQVTLSGDIMSDVQQWLKEGMMVNVQFYQGKAVGIEVPTFVELEVVETEPGVRGDTAQGGSKPAKLETGAVVQVPLFITEGDIIRVDTRTGEYVERVG is encoded by the coding sequence TTGATTTCAACTAACGACTTAAGACCGGGCATCATAGTTGATTTGGATGGTACATTGTACCTAATCGTTACTGCTCAACATGTAAAACCAGGAAAAGGTTCTGCTTTTGTTCGCGTGAAAATGAAAAAATTATCGGATGGGTCTACTATTGAGCAGACGTTCAGAGCTGGAGAAAAAGTTCAAAGGGCTTATTTGGAAACAAAGCAAATGCAGTATTTATATTCTGACGGCGAGCATTTTGTTTTCATGGATACGGATACTTATGAGCAAGTCACGCTCTCGGGTGACATAATGAGTGATGTACAGCAGTGGTTAAAAGAAGGCATGATGGTTAATGTCCAGTTTTATCAAGGAAAAGCGGTAGGCATAGAAGTACCAACTTTTGTTGAATTAGAGGTTGTTGAAACTGAACCAGGAGTTAGGGGTGATACCGCCCAAGGAGGCTCAAAACCTGCTAAGTTGGAAACTGGAGCTGTTGTGCAGGTTCCCTTGTTCATAACGGAAGGTGACATTATTAGAGTCGACACTCGAACTGGGGAATACGTAGAAAGGGTTGGTTAA